The following nucleotide sequence is from Spirochaetaceae bacterium.
TACCTGCCGCCCGAGAAGTACCATCCCGACAAGACGCCGTCGCTGACGGTGCCGGCCAAGGCCGGTGACGTGATCTTCTTCAGCTACCTGACCATCCACTGGTCCGACATGAACCGCTCGGGCGACTGGCGCCGCTCGGTGCGGATCGGCTACCACAACGCCGCCATGCGTCCGACCTTCGTGAAGCCGACCGATCCCTACAACAACCTGGTGGTGGCGGGGCTGAAGCGCCGCGGCAAGCAGCAGGGCTTGACCTACCGGGTGGTGGGCCAGGGCCAGGAGCGGCACCTGAAGCAGCCGGCGCGCACCTGAGGCGCGGCGCATCCGCCGCTTGTCCGCGCCGCGCATGGCCGCCTCGCAGTCGCGCACGCGACCCAACGTCGTCCTGATCGTGGCCGACGACCTCGGCTACGGCGACCTGAGTTGCTATGGCAACACCATCCTGTCCACGCCCAGCATCGACCGGCTCGCGGCCGAGGGCGTGCGCTGCTCCCAGCACTACAGCGGCGCACCGATCTGCGCCCCGGCGCGCGCCGCCCTGCTCACCGGACGCTACCACCACCGCTGCGGCGTGCTGAGCGTGGAGTCGAACCGCGGCCTCGACCGCATCGCGCTGCGCGAACGCACCATCGGCGACGTGTTCGCCGCCGCCGGCTACCGCACCGGCTACGTGGGCAAGTGGCACAGCGGCGTGCACGACCGGCGCTACCATCCCAACCGGCGCGGGTTCGAGGAATTCGCCGGCTTCCTGAGCGGCATCATGGACTACTGGGACTGGTTCCTGGACTACAACGGCAGCTCGCGCCGCGCCGACGGCCGTTACCAGACCGACGTGTTCACCGCGGAGGCAGTGGACTTCATACGGCGCCGCGGCGCGGCGCCCGGCGCCGCTGCCCGGCAGCCGTTCCTGCTGGTAGTGGCCTACCACGCCCCGCACGCGCCCCTGCAGGCACCCGAGGAGAGCTGCGCGCCGTTTCGGCGGCGCGGCGACCTGAACGATGCGCTGGCCACCATGTACGGCATGGTGGCGCACATGGATCGGGGTATCGGCCAGATCCTCGATACGCTGCAGGCCGCCGGCTGCGGTGACGACACCGTGGTGCTGGTCACCAGCGACAACGGCCCCCACCTCGGCCCGGAGCGGCTCGGCCCGGAGCGCCACGGCGCGCGGCGCTTCAGCATGGAGCGCTTCAACGGCCCGTTCCGCGGCCAGAAGCAGGACGTGCTGGAGGGCGGCATCCGGGTGCCCGCGATCGTGCGCTGGCCGGACGGCCTGCCGGCCGGCGCCGCGTGCGACGAGATGATTCACTTCTGCGACTGGCTGCCGACGCTGGCCGCGGCCGCGGGCGTTGTGCCGGACGGCGAGCCGCTGGACGGCTGCGATCAGTTGCTCCCGCTGCGCGGCACGGTCCCCGCCGGCGCGGCGCCCCGTTTCTGGCAGTTCAACCGCTACGATCCGGTGCCCGGCTGCAACCTGGCGATGCGCGACGGTCCGTGGAAGCTGTACTGGCCGCGGATTCCTGAGGCGATGGTCAAGCTGCAGGAGGACAACGTGGCGGTGCGCGAGCTGATGGCGCGCCCGCACTACGAGATGGAGGTGCGCAATCCGCCGGTGGAGCGCACGCTGTCGGCGCCGGGCGAGCCGGAGCTGTACCACATCCCCGACGACCCCTCCGAGGCGCGCAACCTGGCCGCCGCGCATCCCGACCGCGCCGCCCGCATGCGGCTGGCAGCCGAGAACTGGTTCGCCGAGGTGGAGGCAGAGCGCCGTCAGATCGCCGCCCGGTCGTCGTAGCCGGCTGGAGGCCGGCACCGATCCGCACCACTCGCACCTTGGCGGCATACCGGAGACCGGCATGCGTGGTGTAGACTTGCGGCGTGGACTTAGCGGCCGCCAGCGCGATCTTCACTCGTTACGCGCATCAGTTCGTCGTGGCCTACGTGTTCGGGTCGGTCGCGGCCGGCACCGCCGACGAGCACAGCGACACTGTTCGCGGTTTGCTGCCACCGTGGCGGATCGCTATCATGGTTTCGTCATGGCACGACTACCGAGTTCCGGCATGACCACGATCGAGCCCGTGACGGTTCCTCTCAGAGAAGAACCGCCAGGAGTCTTTCGCGTCGGCGACACACGCGTCTTGCTGGAGGTAGTGGTACATGCGTTTCGTTGTGGCGCCACTCCCGAGACCATAGTCCAGTCGTACGACACGCTGAGCCTTTCGGACGTATACGCCGTGTTGGCCTATTGCCTGACTCATCGAGAGCAGATCGACGAGTACATGCGCAACTGCGACCACGAGGCCGTACACGTACAGAACCGCGTACGGGCAGCCCAGCCGGATCAGAGCGGCGTCCGGGAACGACTCCTGCTTGCGCGTACGCGCCTCCCACCTCTACCATCCTGAGCCGAACACCCTGGGAGAGGAGGAGCAAGATGTTCACAACCAAAGTAAGGGCCATCACGATGGCCGCCGTAGTCGGATTCCTGGTCACCGCAACGAACTTGGCGGCGGACGAAGGCGGCACCTTCAGCATCATCCGAAGTTACGCGCGCACCCACGCCACGTTGGAACACGCCGCGGGCACGATCAGCACAGGCTCGCTGGAGGGAACCATCACCACCCTGGCAAGCAGCGGCGAACCGTTCACCCAAGGTGACCACAGCCTCATCTCGTGCCTGTTTTACGCCACGAGCACCGCAGAAGGGGTGAGCATCGAAGCGCCGTGCACGATAACCGATGGGTCCGGCGACCGATGGTACACCATGTCGCGCCGAGATGCGGGCGACATGGCGTCAGGTGGTGGTGGCGAGGGCCGCTTGGAACTCATGGGAGGCACCGGCAAGTACGCCGGCGTGACCGGCACCTGTACCTACGAAGCCTCATACCTCACCCAGGACCGGGTCGTGTCGGATGGCGAGTGCACCTGGGAGAGGTCGAACGCGGACTGAAGCCGCAGCAGACCGCTCTTGCGTGCCGGATGCGCCCGGATAGCCGCACTGCGGCGGCAGGGTCACCTCAGCTTGCCCCTTGCCCACGTAGATAGCATGGGCAACTGTGGTATAATTTCGGCGGGATGGATCGGTCAAGGTCGAAGTTTGGCCGTGCCGTGGCGCGCCAGTCTGCCGTCCGAAGGAATTCAATGTCAAGGAGCGTGTGAATGACGTCCACCATGAATGGCACCGTGGAAGAAACGGTGCGGAAGATCGTCCGGGCTGACTTGGCCGAGTTCTACAACAAGGAGTTCGAGGTCTTTGTTCACCAGGCCGAGGCGATCCTGGACGACGAGAGATACCTCCGAATCTACATTGTGTTCGACGGTACGGCCAAGGATCTTTGGATTCCTGGCTGGACGACGGGGCTGATCGGAAGAATTCGAGACAAGTTGGCCCATGAGAATATCATGGACTTCCCCGTAGTTTCGCCGGTTGCAAAGTCGGAGTGGCCCGCTCTCAAACGAACAATAGCGTGAGCGACAGGGCTCGCGCTCAGCTAGATCTGGCGCGGGACATCCTTGGGCTGACTACAGGACGACCGCGTCAGATAGTATTGAAGCGGGCGATAAGTAACGCATATTACGCGCTGTTCCACTGTCTCGCCGAATCCAACGCTAACATGTTGGTCGGTGGTCCGAATTCCGATCGGAGCGATCCTGCCTGGATCCAGGCGTACAGGGCTCGGTGCATCGCAAGGCCAAAGACAAGTTTCGGAAACAAAACCCAATGCGAAGGTTCCCGAAGGAACTACGGCAATTTGCGGACGAGTTCTGTGAGGCTCAACTGCAACGAGAGGAAGCCGAATACAATCCTGCGAGTAGATTCGCTCTCCAAGAAGTCGAGTGGCGCCTGATGTCAGTCGAGCAAGCAATTACTGATTTTCTCACGGTTCCCAAGAAGCACCGCCGAGCCTTCGCTATCTATCTGCTGACGGAGTTTCGCAAATGAACACAATTGTGCGTGATGTCAACCGCGCCGATTGATCCACTTGATGTCCCTCGGACCTACCGCCGACTTGAGAAGGTACAGCGGCCGTATTTCCGAACTGCGCCGAGCGGATTTCCCGCAGTGCGCGACCTGATCGGACACCGCGTCGCGTCGCCCGTATCCCGTCAACCCGCTATGCCACGTCTTCGTAGAACAGGCCGTCATACAGAAACGCGGGCTCGATCACCTCACAGTCGCGCTCGCTCGCTCCGGCACGCCGCATCTCGGTGTGCCATCTTTCGCGCACGGTGCTCGCGATGCGGTCGAACAATGCCGCCGCGGCCGCCTGCCCGAGCAGAAAACGCCCGTGACCGCTCAGCAGGTTGGTCCTGTTGGCGTAACGCCCGAAGCGGCCGCAGGCCATCGCGAGATCGCGCCGTTCCAGGGCCACCACCGGCGAGGGCGTCAGGTCGTAGGCCGGACTCAGACGCCACGAACGTCCCTTGGCGAGGACCGCGTGATTGCGCGGGTGATCGTCCAGATTGGAGACGGCCGCGTTGAAGCACATCCGGCCGAACAGCTCGCGCAGATCGTCTTCCGGTCTCGCGCTCACCCGGCGGACTTCATCGGCGAGCAGCAGATAGGACCAGTCACCGCGATCGCCAAGACCGTCGCCGGAGCGCAGTAGCGTCAGGGCACTGACCATCCGGTGACGGCGATAGCCGGCGCCGGTTCGACCGTCATGCTCCCGGTCGCGGTCGAAGCGGCGCACGAGCAACACATCGCGTCCCCCCACGGTTTCGATACGGCTGTCGGCGACGTTCAGGCCGCATGCCCGGGCAAGGCGGAGCATGCCATGCTCGACGCGCGAACTGTTCCAGCGGTCGTCGCTACGGCTGAACTTGGCGATCCAGAGAGCGCCCTCGTACTCCACCACCGCCTTGGGGCGTGCTCCGCCCATCGACGTGCCGAGCAGAAGCAGCTCCTCGACCCGCTCCCCGGCGGACCCGCCGCGCTCCGGATCATCGTCGAGGATGGCATCGGCCGCCCGCTGGAGCGCGGCAAGATCCAGCGCGCGGTTGAACCGGCGCCGCGGGGCGGGGGGCTCGACGGCAGGGCCAAAACCCAAAGCCCCGGCGCGGTCGTCCGGCCCCTGCATCAGGTAGTCGAACTCGCTGAGCTCCCTGAAGCCGGAGTTGCGCTCGATCACGCGCCGGCCCCAGAAATCGGGCATCGAATCCCGGATCGCGCCGAAGAACCCCTCCATGCGTGCCGTCTCGTAGACTTGGGCGGAGAGACGCAATTCGACCGGATCGAACTCGACCGCATCGGCCCGCTCCCGGTACGAGCGGCCATACACGAACTGACCGACCGCCGCGGCCCCGTCGTCAATCCAGCGGAAGCGGCCTGCGGTCACGAAGTTCGTCGCGCCCGGCGGCACGATGTAGACGAAGCACTCGCGCTCAGAAGTCATCGCTCAGCGCCCGGCGGCCCCGCGCCCGCCTCGGACTGCGTGCGCGTTCCAGAGTCTTGCCTTCTTCGTCGCGATCCGGGTCGGCCACCTTGGACAGGTCGCCGAGCAGGCCCAGCACCCACAATGCGCCCACGTAGCCCGCAACGCCGGTGGTCGGCTTGCC
It contains:
- a CDS encoding helix-turn-helix transcriptional regulator, whose protein sequence is MPRATKLGGSPPAAVEEALGRLGRDIRTARLRRKLRQTELAERMGVSRFVVADVERGKPTTGVAGYVGALWVLGLLGDLSKVADPDRDEEGKTLERARSPRRARGRRALSDDF
- a CDS encoding sulfatase-like hydrolase/transferase codes for the protein MAASQSRTRPNVVLIVADDLGYGDLSCYGNTILSTPSIDRLAAEGVRCSQHYSGAPICAPARAALLTGRYHHRCGVLSVESNRGLDRIALRERTIGDVFAAAGYRTGYVGKWHSGVHDRRYHPNRRGFEEFAGFLSGIMDYWDWFLDYNGSSRRADGRYQTDVFTAEAVDFIRRRGAAPGAAARQPFLLVVAYHAPHAPLQAPEESCAPFRRRGDLNDALATMYGMVAHMDRGIGQILDTLQAAGCGDDTVVLVTSDNGPHLGPERLGPERHGARRFSMERFNGPFRGQKQDVLEGGIRVPAIVRWPDGLPAGAACDEMIHFCDWLPTLAAAAGVVPDGEPLDGCDQLLPLRGTVPAGAAPRFWQFNRYDPVPGCNLAMRDGPWKLYWPRIPEAMVKLQEDNVAVRELMARPHYEMEVRNPPVERTLSAPGEPELYHIPDDPSEARNLAAAHPDRAARMRLAAENWFAEVEAERRQIAARSS
- a CDS encoding type II toxin-antitoxin system HipA family toxin, translating into MTSERECFVYIVPPGATNFVTAGRFRWIDDGAAAVGQFVYGRSYRERADAVEFDPVELRLSAQVYETARMEGFFGAIRDSMPDFWGRRVIERNSGFRELSEFDYLMQGPDDRAGALGFGPAVEPPAPRRRFNRALDLAALQRAADAILDDDPERGGSAGERVEELLLLGTSMGGARPKAVVEYEGALWIAKFSRSDDRWNSSRVEHGMLRLARACGLNVADSRIETVGGRDVLLVRRFDRDREHDGRTGAGYRRHRMVSALTLLRSGDGLGDRGDWSYLLLADEVRRVSARPEDDLRELFGRMCFNAAVSNLDDHPRNHAVLAKGRSWRLSPAYDLTPSPVVALERRDLAMACGRFGRYANRTNLLSGHGRFLLGQAAAAALFDRIASTVRERWHTEMRRAGASERDCEVIEPAFLYDGLFYEDVA
- a CDS encoding DUF433 domain-containing protein, with product MTTIEPVTVPLREEPPGVFRVGDTRVLLEVVVHAFRCGATPETIVQSYDTLSLSDVYAVLAYCLTHREQIDEYMRNCDHEAVHVQNRVRAAQPDQSGVRERLLLARTRLPPLPS